A part of Paenibacillus donghaensis genomic DNA contains:
- a CDS encoding DNA sulfur modification protein DndB, which produces MKKDREELEGHIQERFREIKGTRKKVHQTNSILKDKGVPLGTFEDISKGDQALSAASESLLCVITEVIHEVTGYDDMSPERWFSENEIEMAHQNIKEVYGFENRLMLPIVIEDVKKIREDSFLTSVKMSFLVQMSNSQLIFYDYKTQRSAVYVMKRDGVVPTPYLNKNSVKSIASEMANDDYLEDMITLNVYSNEVKPFTYNENTRLFTINDGAVVSILDGFHRLEGGSRAMTMNEYLNQDMILSIRSYDTPKAQKYFGQINTINPVKIERRKELLSVKNSDLVVKELQQHPKSEFKKGKIASAPKISEITGQLTTFDIMSYGIEHSFNLKSGLDVDEVSEYLINFYKYLFGYYVDEFILDPRKYSNTLINHPLMFLGYTVIAKHFQDTNKPLKELKEYIGNINFKDEKLVEIFNDKSKRGINSNPLRKMVIEYFEKYVQGSVTVG; this is translated from the coding sequence ATGAAAAAAGACAGAGAAGAACTAGAGGGACATATTCAAGAACGTTTTAGGGAAATAAAAGGAACAAGAAAAAAGGTCCATCAAACAAATAGTATATTGAAGGATAAAGGTGTTCCATTGGGAACCTTTGAAGATATATCGAAAGGAGATCAAGCATTATCGGCAGCCAGTGAATCATTACTGTGCGTCATCACGGAAGTAATACATGAAGTAACTGGTTACGATGACATGTCTCCAGAACGCTGGTTTTCTGAAAATGAGATTGAAATGGCACACCAAAATATTAAAGAGGTCTATGGTTTTGAAAATAGATTGATGCTCCCTATAGTTATTGAAGATGTGAAAAAAATAAGAGAAGATAGTTTTTTAACATCTGTTAAAATGTCATTTTTGGTACAGATGTCTAATTCTCAGTTAATCTTTTATGATTATAAAACTCAAAGAAGCGCCGTATACGTAATGAAAAGAGATGGAGTCGTTCCAACTCCGTATCTAAACAAAAATAGTGTTAAAAGTATTGCTTCTGAAATGGCTAACGATGATTACCTTGAAGATATGATTACTTTAAATGTTTATTCGAACGAGGTAAAACCATTTACTTACAATGAAAATACAAGATTGTTTACAATTAACGATGGAGCTGTGGTCTCAATATTAGATGGATTTCACCGTTTAGAGGGTGGTTCGAGAGCCATGACAATGAATGAATATTTAAATCAAGATATGATACTGTCTATTAGATCTTACGACACTCCGAAAGCACAAAAGTATTTTGGACAAATAAATACAATAAATCCGGTTAAAATAGAGAGAAGAAAAGAGTTATTATCTGTGAAAAATTCAGATCTAGTTGTTAAAGAACTACAACAGCATCCGAAGTCTGAGTTTAAAAAGGGTAAGATCGCCTCCGCACCCAAAATAAGCGAAATAACAGGACAATTAACAACATTCGATATAATGTCATATGGGATAGAGCATTCTTTTAATCTAAAAAGTGGATTAGACGTTGATGAAGTATCTGAATATTTAATAAACTTTTATAAGTACTTGTTTGGATACTATGTAGATGAGTTCATATTAGACCCACGCAAATATTCAAATACCTTGATAAACCATCCATTAATGTTCTTGGGATATACTGTAATAGCAAAACATTTTCAGGATACCAACAAACCATTAAAAGAACTTAAGGAGTATATCGGAAACATTAATTTTAAAGATGAAAAACTGGTTGAAATATTTAATGATAAGAGCAAAAGAGGAATAAATTCTAATCCTCTCAGAAAAATGGTTATAGAATATTTTGAAAAATATGTTCAAGGGAGTGTTACAGTTGGCTAA
- a CDS encoding helix-turn-helix domain-containing protein, whose amino-acid sequence MPWVEITLDKILITKNMTRRELSRRTKIRHSTINELCNNTAKQIPLKNITLICDELEIEVGELFKFHKG is encoded by the coding sequence ATGCCTTGGGTTGAAATCACACTAGATAAAATACTAATCACAAAGAATATGACCAGGAGAGAGTTGTCTAGAAGAACAAAAATCAGACACTCGACAATTAATGAGTTATGCAATAATACCGCAAAACAAATACCATTGAAGAATATTACTTTAATATGTGATGAATTAGAAATTGAGGTCGGGGAATTATTTAAATTTCATAAAGGATAG